In the Sandaracinaceae bacterium genome, CTCTACGTGTACGCGGGCGTGGAGGGAGCGCTCTTCGCCGAGACGCCGACGCGCGCGTTCTTCGGGCAGAACAGCTTCGATCTCTTCGGCTCGGCGCACGTCACCTGTGACTTCAACGGCGACGGCGTGCTCGACCTCGCGGTGGGGGCGCCCTTCGGCCAGGACGCGGACGGCGCGAGGGACCAGGGCGTGATCGGCGTCTATCTCGGCTACTCCGGCGGGCGCTTCGTGAGCAGCCCGGACGTGAACGTGGTCGGGCAGATCCTCGTCGACGGCGAGTGGGTCGGGCACGAGAGCATGCGCCTCGGAGAGAGCCTCGCCGCGGGCGACTACGACGGGGACGGCCTCTGCGATCTCGCCGCGTACGCGTCGTCCCCGGGTCCCGACCAGCAGGACTCCGGCGCGGTGCTGCTCTTCCGAGGGCGCGCCCCCGACGACACCGGCCGCGGCGGGCCCGCGCGACAGCCGAGCCTGTTCTGGGCCCTCGCGGACGGCAGCGACGACAACGCACGTTTCGGCGAAGACCTCGCGATGGGCGACGTGGACGGCGACGGCCTCGCGGATCTCCTCGCGAGCCGCTACCTGCACGACGGCGCCGAGGGCAACGACAGCGGCGCGATCTATCTGCGCCGCGGGCGCGCGCTCTCGGGCCCGGCCACCGCGATCACGGGCGTGGAGGCGGGGGCCGACTGGTCGCGCGAGGGAGGCGGCTCGGACCGCATGGGCAACGCCGCGCTCCTCTACGACGTGGACGGGGACGGGCGCGCCGACGTGATCAGCGGAGACTCGCGCGCCACCCCCGAGGAGAGCGAGCTGAGCCGCCCCGGCGTGGTGCGCGTCTACCGCGGCGCGGGCGGGCCGAGCGCGACGCCGGACCGGGAGCACGTCGGCCCGGTGAACGACAGCCGGTTCGGCGCCGGGCTCGGCGCGGTCGGAGATCTGGACGGCGACGGGCAGAGCGAGCTGATCGCCTTCGCGCCCTACTACGATCCCGTCGAGGGCGAGAACGACGACCGGGGCGCGGTGTTCCTGCTGCCCTCACGCGGCGCGCCGGTGGAGCTGCAGGTGGAGCGGCCTTCGCGGGGGCAGCGCGTGGGCCAGTCGGTCGCGTGGCTCGGAGACCTCGACGGCGATGGCCTCCCGGAGCTGGCCGTCGGCGCGTCGCTCGCCGACATCACGGGGGTCGGCCGCGACGTGGGCGCCGTGCACGTCTATCGGGGCACGGCCAGCGGGGTGGACCCGACGCCCATCCAGACGCTCTCGGGCTTCGCGGGGCACTCGGAGGGCGACCACTTCGGCGAGGTGGTGCGCCTCGCGGGCGACTTCGACGGCGACGGCCAGGCGGACCTCGCCGTCGTCTCGAGGCAGGACGACTTGCCGAGCTCGTTCGACGACGCGGTCTACGACGCGGGCGGAGGATGCGGCGAGGCGCGCAGCAACAGCGGCGCTGTCTACGTCTTCGCGGGCGTGGGGGACGGGACCTTCGAGCCCGAGCCCGCCTTCGTCTACTACGGGCCCGACGCGGGTCAGTTCGTGGACGACCTGGTGGGCGAGCTGGACGTGGACGGCGACGGCCGCCCCGATCTCGTGGCCGGGGGCCCCTTCTGGGACTTCGGCGGCAACGACCGCGGCGGCGTGGAGATCATCGCGGGGCGCCCGCGCGCGATGGACGGCCGCGTCCTGGTGATCTGCGCGGGCGACCGCGTGACCGGAGACCAGAACGACGCGCACTACGGGACCGCGGTCGCGCGGCTCGGGGACCTCGACGGAGACGGCTGCGACGACTTCGCGGTGGGCGCGCCGGAGGCCGATCCGGGCGACGTCCGGAACGCGGGCGAGGTGGTGCTGCAGCTCGGCTGGGGCCCGACGTGCGCCTCGACGACGCCGCGGGCCGCCCGCCTGCGCGGCAACGACCGGGACTCCCAGGCGGGGCGCCACCTGGGCGGGGGCATCGACCTGACCGGCGACGGCTCGGTGGACCTCCTGGTCGGCGCCTCCAACTTCCGCGACGGCCGCGGCGAGGTCGGCCGGGTCTACCTCGTCAACGGCGCTTACGCGCTCTCGCGGCTGGGCGGCGCCGGGCCGATCATCGACGCGGGCTCCGCCGCGACGCTCGCCGTCGACGGCTCGAGCCCGGGGGAGCGCTTCGGCTTCTCGCTCGCGGTGACCACGCTCCCGGGGGGCGGCGCGGCGGCGGTCGTCGGAGGCATCTACGGCGGCGCGTCCGGCGTCATCGACACGGGCGGGGTCGCCGTCTACGAGACGAACGCGATGGGCTTCGCCCGCCAGCCGCGCCTCCGCGTCAGCGGCGAGAGCGCCGGCGAGAGCCTGCTCGGCTACTCCGTCAGCGCGCGCCGCGCCGGGCCGCGGGCCTTCCTCGCGGTGGGCGCGCCCTTCGGCAGCACGGCCGCGACGGACGACGGCGCGAGCTACGCCCTCGTTCTGCAGTGAGAGCAGGGCACACCTCGAGAGCCGGCGAGGCGACGAGAGCGGACGTGTTCGGGGTGTAGGATGCGCGCGCCGCGCCGTATCCTCCCTCGATGAAGTCCATCAGCGCGCTGTCCGAGGCCCGAGGCGCTCGTTGGGTGCTCGCCTACGCCACCGTCGACGTGCCGCTCCAGGAAGCCCTGGCCGCGCCGGGTGCCCCCCTGACGTTCGGAGCGACCTCATTTCAGGGCGTCTTCACGCCGAAGGGGTTTCGCCGGGGGTTCCACGGCCTCGCCGCGACCGAGGAGGACGGAGTGCGGGCGGCGGCCCGGCTCGTGCGAACCGACGGGGCCGGCGCGCGCGCGGCGACCCGAGAGGCCGTGAAGAGCCTGCTGGCGGAGCTGGGTGGGACGGCGCGCGCGATCCTCGTGCACGCCACGCCGGGCTTCGAGGAGCGTGTGCTCGAGGGGCTCGCCGAGGTCGACGCCGCGGCCGGCGTCCCGGTGTTCGGGGGCAGCGCCGCCGACGACGACCTCAGCGGGAAGTGGAGCGTCTTCCTCGGGCGGGAGGTCGTCTCGGAGGGCGTCTTGCTGGTCGCCTTCGCGTCCGACCGAGACGTCAAGGGCGCGTTCGTGAGCGGCTACTTCGGCACCAAGCGGAGCGGCCGCGTCACGCGGGCGGAGGGGCGCACGGTCTACGCGATCGACGACCGGCCCGCCGCCGAGGTGCTCGACGAGTGGATGGGGGGCGCGCTGGCCGCGGCGCGCGCGGAGGGCGGGATCGTCCTGGCCGAGACGACGCTCTCGCCCGTGGGCCGCGTCGTCGATCGCACGCACGGCGTGACCCGCTACCTGCTCTCGCACCCGCACCTCGTGAACGCGAGCGACGGCGCGGTGTCGTTCTTCACGGACATGTCGAACGGCGACGAGGTCGAGCTGATGATGGCGACGCGAGGCTCGCTGATGGACCGCGTCGATCACGTGGTGCGCCGGGCCCGGCGCGGCGCGAAGACCGCGCTCGCGGGCGGCGTGCTCATCTACTGCGGAGGCTGCGTCGGCGCGATCGAGGAGAGCACCGACGAGGTCAGCGCGCGCTTCGGCGCGGGGATCGGCGGCGCGCCGTTCGTCGGTGCGGCGACCTTCGGCGAGATCGGCACGTTCGAGTCGGGCCGCACGCGGGAGCCGATGCACGGCAACCTCATGTGCGACACGATCCTGTTCGACGGTTGAGCCTGTTCGACGGTCGAGTAGCGCGCCCTCGCGTGGCGAAGGGCGTGTATGCTCCTCGCGTGGAGATCCTCTACGAGGACGAGACGAACCGGCACGCGGTGGAGAAGAACGTCCACCTGGTCGTGTGGTTCGACGCACCCAACGTCGAGCAGATGATCGAGTACGGCCGCTGCGCCGACGCGGTCGCCAAGCGCAACCCGTCCGGGAGCGCGCTCCTCAACCTGGTGGTCGACGGGATGCCGCGCTTCAGCGGGGAGGTCCGCGAGGCGGCGAAGAAGCACACGCAGAAGGGACTCCACACCGTCGGCGCCGCGCACGTCATCCTCGTGCCCGGGCTGCTCGGCAGCGCGGTCCGCGGCTTCCTCGGCACGACCGTCCTCCTCGGCCGACCGAAGAACCCGACGAAGGTCTTCGGGGACCTCGACGCGGCGACGCGCTGGATGCTCGGGCGACTGCACGACGCCGGGGGACCGCGCTGGAGCGCGGACGACCTCCTCGCGACCTGCCAACGCGCCTTGCAGCGCTGAGGATCCCCCTACGGGAGGGCGCCGGCGGCGATCCAGTCACGCACGGCGGCGAGGTCTTCGTCGCGCAGGGGGATGCCGCCGAGCGGCATCGCGTCCCCGCAGCGGGGAGCTCCCGTGAGCTTCTCGACCAGGAGGCTCGCGTCTGGGTCGCCCGGGACGATCAGGGCGCCCTCGCCCGTGCAGGCCTCTCCTCGCGCGTCGCCCATCACGAGGGCTCGGTGGGTCGCGTCGCGGTCCGTCACGCGGAAGCCGGACTCCGAGCCGCCGTGGCAGAGCGCGGTGGCGCAGCCGCGGCCGCGGAGCAGGTCCTCGAACACGCTGGCCCAGGTCGGCTCGATCGGCTCGAGCGGCAAGGGGGGGACGACCACCGCCGTGACGCCGTCCTCGCGCGGGACCGGGCGCTCGATCACCGGCGCGGCGCACGCGAGCCAGTTGCGCAAGATCTCGCGTCCCTCGTCCGAGCCGACCGCGGGGAGCGGCTCGAAGCCGGTGTCCTCGCCCGCGCGCACGTAGGTGGGGGCGGAGCCGAGCACGTCTCGACCCTGCTGCGAGGGCGGCGGCATCGTGCCGAGATCCACGGTGTGGAGCGCGAGGTGCGCCTCCTGCACGACGCGAAAGCGCGCGCGCCGCTGCCGCACGATCGCCGCCTCGTCGACCGTTCCGTCGGGCGCGGCGAGCTGCACGTCGAAGCCGAGCCCCTCGGGCACGCCCAGGCGGTTCTCACGCGGGATGTCGTCGCCGCCGTGGCAGAACGCGCCGTGACCGCACGAGGCGATCATCAACGCCTGGCCTTCGTAGGCCGGCAGGCCCGTGGCCTGATCGTAGGCGACCCGGATCGCCGCCGCCTGATCGCACGCCCCGAGCTCCGGGGTACAGCCGGCCGCGAGCACGGCCACGAGGACGAAGAGGCGCACCGCGCGGAATGTACCACCCTGACGGAGATGTCAGGCTTCGGCTTCGGCCTGTGCCTTTTCGGCCCGCTTCTGCATCGCGCGCCAGGACTGCTTCGGCGAGAGGTACGTGCCGAAGATGAAGTCCCACAGCGGCGAGGTGATCCCGAAGCGGTGATGCGGCGAGTCGAAGTGATGCGCCATGTGATAGCGCTTGAGCCACTTCCCGGGGCCGCCCTTCGGGTTGAAGTGGTGGGTGTAGTAGTGGAGCCAGTCGTAGGCGATGTAGCCGAGGGCCGACCCGCCGAAGACCACCCAGAAGTAGCTGCCGAAGGTGAACCAGTAGACCACCCCGAGCACGGCCGCGACCGGCCAGATCGCGATCGGCGGGAGCACGAGCCGCATCGAGTCGTTCGGGAAGTCGTGGTGGTAGCCGTGCATCAGGAAGTGGTTCAGCCGCCCCTTCTCCGTCTTCGGCTCGAAGTGGAAGGCGAAGCGGTGGAGCGCGTACTCGATGAACGTCACCAGGAGCACGCCGCCCGCGAACCCGAGCAGCCCCTGCCACCAGGCGAACGCCTGGGTCGTGAAGGCCGCGTAGAGCCCGTAGACCACGATCCAGCCGAACCAGATGCCGGGCGTGATGGGGTGCGCCTGGGCGAACCACTTCTCGATGAACTCGTTCTGGTACACCTGCAGGCGCACCGGACGGTTCTTGCCCTTCGGGATCTTGATCTTCCCGTCGGCGGTTTCGAGGCACTCCTGAGTGAAGTCGAGCAGGCCCATATCGGCTCTGAGGTAGCATGTCCGGGCCCCGCCTCCAAAGGGACCGGCGCTCGAGCGAGGGGGCGGGGAGAGCGCCCTCACGCCAAGCCGGCGCGCTGGAGATGGTCCGAAAGCTGCAGCCCCCGAGGAAAGCCGATAGAATCGAGCCCGCTCGATGAGCACCATCAGCCCCGAACGCAGCCCCACCGGGAGCCCCGAAGACGCGCCCGCCGAGGACGCTGGAGGGGC is a window encoding:
- a CDS encoding FIST N-terminal domain-containing protein; its protein translation is MKSISALSEARGARWVLAYATVDVPLQEALAAPGAPLTFGATSFQGVFTPKGFRRGFHGLAATEEDGVRAAARLVRTDGAGARAATREAVKSLLAELGGTARAILVHATPGFEERVLEGLAEVDAAAGVPVFGGSAADDDLSGKWSVFLGREVVSEGVLLVAFASDRDVKGAFVSGYFGTKRSGRVTRAEGRTVYAIDDRPAAEVLDEWMGGALAAARAEGGIVLAETTLSPVGRVVDRTHGVTRYLLSHPHLVNASDGAVSFFTDMSNGDEVELMMATRGSLMDRVDHVVRRARRGAKTALAGGVLIYCGGCVGAIEESTDEVSARFGAGIGGAPFVGAATFGEIGTFESGRTREPMHGNLMCDTILFDG
- a CDS encoding FG-GAP-like repeat-containing protein, coding for MRASLLLLGLWLSACNGKFTVPPEPGEMEGVRPRCGEIGEPLAVSPVTANVGAGQLLVLRGSGGTGVYRWSLAENVSGGDVDPNAGVYVAGTPLGDAEATVDVVLLEDRGCRGEATASLTVEDAPRVLPSRVEVERGETLTFVGEGGSGRYAFSLATDATGGSIDATGRYTAGARTGTDVVRLTDEELGATADAVVDVVADASLVLAPPEWAVPIGSTVTLPIEGGSGEYDLRIEGSGVVQVAGATLRMESAGEAMVTFTDRFTSRTVSARVVSLAAHEASRRHPGDRSERHQVGGAADIDGDGFRDVVLAMPDLGRDWTDSGAVLIFRGTATGLEATPARVLSGSYRDEEYGTSASLADLDGDGRLDLLVGARRADPIRRDVGALYVYAGVEGALFAETPTRAFFGQNSFDLFGSAHVTCDFNGDGVLDLAVGAPFGQDADGARDQGVIGVYLGYSGGRFVSSPDVNVVGQILVDGEWVGHESMRLGESLAAGDYDGDGLCDLAAYASSPGPDQQDSGAVLLFRGRAPDDTGRGGPARQPSLFWALADGSDDNARFGEDLAMGDVDGDGLADLLASRYLHDGAEGNDSGAIYLRRGRALSGPATAITGVEAGADWSREGGGSDRMGNAALLYDVDGDGRADVISGDSRATPEESELSRPGVVRVYRGAGGPSATPDREHVGPVNDSRFGAGLGAVGDLDGDGQSELIAFAPYYDPVEGENDDRGAVFLLPSRGAPVELQVERPSRGQRVGQSVAWLGDLDGDGLPELAVGASLADITGVGRDVGAVHVYRGTASGVDPTPIQTLSGFAGHSEGDHFGEVVRLAGDFDGDGQADLAVVSRQDDLPSSFDDAVYDAGGGCGEARSNSGAVYVFAGVGDGTFEPEPAFVYYGPDAGQFVDDLVGELDVDGDGRPDLVAGGPFWDFGGNDRGGVEIIAGRPRAMDGRVLVICAGDRVTGDQNDAHYGTAVARLGDLDGDGCDDFAVGAPEADPGDVRNAGEVVLQLGWGPTCASTTPRAARLRGNDRDSQAGRHLGGGIDLTGDGSVDLLVGASNFRDGRGEVGRVYLVNGAYALSRLGGAGPIIDAGSAATLAVDGSSPGERFGFSLAVTTLPGGGAAAVVGGIYGGASGVIDTGGVAVYETNAMGFARQPRLRVSGESAGESLLGYSVSARRAGPRAFLAVGAPFGSTAATDDGASYALVLQ
- a CDS encoding sterol desaturase family protein, which produces MGLLDFTQECLETADGKIKIPKGKNRPVRLQVYQNEFIEKWFAQAHPITPGIWFGWIVVYGLYAAFTTQAFAWWQGLLGFAGGVLLVTFIEYALHRFAFHFEPKTEKGRLNHFLMHGYHHDFPNDSMRLVLPPIAIWPVAAVLGVVYWFTFGSYFWVVFGGSALGYIAYDWLHYYTHHFNPKGGPGKWLKRYHMAHHFDSPHHRFGITSPLWDFIFGTYLSPKQSWRAMQKRAEKAQAEAEA